The Pseudomonadota bacterium genome includes a region encoding these proteins:
- a CDS encoding 5-methyltetrahydropteroyltriglutamate--homocysteine S-methyltransferase, translating into AIAHMDADVITIETSRSDMELLDVFEEFEYPNEIGPGVYDIHSPNIPAQEQIIALMNKAAERIPAERLWVNPDCGLKTRHWEEVIPALSNMVAAAKTLRAQAG; encoded by the coding sequence AAGCCATTGCCCATATGGATGCGGATGTCATCACCATTGAAACCTCACGTTCCGATATGGAGCTGTTGGACGTGTTCGAGGAATTTGAATACCCGAACGAAATCGGCCCCGGTGTGTACGATATTCACTCCCCGAACATCCCCGCTCAGGAGCAGATCATCGCCCTGATGAATAAGGCAGCCGAGCGCATCCCGGCTGAGCGTCTGTGGGTGAACCCGGACTGCGGTCTGAAAACACGGCATTGGGAAGAAGTGATCCCGGCTTTGAGCAATATGGTTGCCGCTGCGAAAACTCTGCGCGCCCAGGCCGGCTGA